A genomic region of Pseudoalteromonas rubra contains the following coding sequences:
- the dinG gene encoding ATP-dependent DNA helicase DinG, whose translation MLSDSLKKTIRQAHTNIAEQLEGYRPRAGQNYLVAEIAKTLGGDYHKSQRVCVIEAGTGTGKSLAYCLGALPMALAKKKKLIISTATVALQEQLLNKELPFFREHSGLDFKFDLVKGRQRYICVQKLLAAVSGEETQMSLMPTTSAPLSAMEQRCLQELAKAYQDKRWQGDRDSWADTIPDKVWNLIACDKHACQRQLKSHNLCPFHLARQKIAQMDVLVINHALLLADLELGGGTILSDPEDTFYVIDEAHHLPHITRDFSSAAATIKGTIEWLDKLLKFSGKMANVVVSQKAIGQNFKLNDAANDANKVLRQVRDMLDQSDYSYNDDDTHRFLHGEVPEQLKARAKDIADATQDALRALSKMHDALTLDVNDGDVQGFIADPILAESGQYINRLEQLNKLWFSYATKGEGTPHARWIKRLDYKHHHDYLLCDCPIEVGFYLKDHLWRECAGAVLCSATLSAMGNFDHFARESGLSNEPGVKYIKADSPFDYAKQAQLHIPQTKTDPTDKAFSDYLAEALPDFLDKKKANLVLFASYWQMDHVVAKLRKQDWQILVQGELSREELLKRHQAAIDLGAGSILFGTQSLSEGLDLPGKYLENLVITKIPFAVPTSPVEEAQAEFIQSKGGNPFLSITVPDAAKKLVQSCGRLLRKETDSGRITILDRRLVTKRYGKAMLDTLPPFAKQID comes from the coding sequence ATGCTGTCAGATTCTTTAAAAAAAACCATCCGCCAGGCGCACACCAACATTGCTGAACAACTGGAAGGCTATCGCCCTCGCGCCGGGCAAAATTATCTGGTCGCAGAAATCGCTAAAACACTGGGAGGCGACTACCACAAGTCTCAGCGTGTTTGCGTCATTGAAGCAGGAACCGGCACAGGTAAATCGCTGGCTTATTGTCTGGGCGCACTTCCCATGGCATTGGCAAAAAAGAAAAAACTGATCATCTCCACGGCAACGGTAGCGCTGCAGGAGCAGTTGCTGAATAAAGAGCTGCCTTTTTTTAGAGAGCACTCCGGGCTCGACTTCAAATTTGACCTGGTTAAAGGGCGCCAGCGCTACATCTGTGTACAAAAACTGCTGGCTGCGGTGAGCGGCGAAGAGACACAAATGTCCCTGATGCCCACCACCAGTGCGCCTTTATCTGCCATGGAACAACGCTGTTTACAGGAACTGGCGAAAGCCTATCAGGATAAACGCTGGCAAGGAGACAGAGATAGTTGGGCAGATACCATTCCCGACAAAGTCTGGAACCTCATTGCCTGTGATAAACATGCCTGCCAACGACAATTAAAATCTCATAATCTGTGCCCTTTTCACCTTGCTAGACAAAAAATTGCCCAAATGGATGTATTAGTGATCAATCACGCCTTGTTGCTGGCTGATCTGGAACTCGGAGGCGGTACAATTTTAAGCGATCCCGAAGATACCTTTTACGTCATTGATGAAGCCCACCATTTGCCGCATATTACCCGTGATTTTTCATCGGCTGCCGCAACCATTAAAGGCACCATAGAGTGGCTCGATAAGTTACTCAAATTCAGCGGCAAAATGGCCAATGTCGTGGTCTCTCAAAAAGCCATCGGACAGAACTTTAAACTCAACGATGCCGCCAATGACGCCAATAAGGTGTTACGTCAGGTCAGAGACATGCTGGATCAATCTGACTACAGCTATAACGATGATGACACGCACCGCTTCTTACATGGTGAAGTACCAGAGCAACTGAAAGCACGGGCCAAAGACATTGCCGATGCAACTCAGGATGCACTCCGGGCACTGAGCAAAATGCATGATGCGCTGACACTGGATGTGAATGACGGAGATGTACAGGGGTTCATTGCCGATCCCATCTTGGCCGAAAGCGGTCAGTATATTAATCGTCTGGAGCAGCTCAACAAGCTGTGGTTCAGCTACGCAACAAAAGGCGAAGGCACACCCCATGCTCGCTGGATCAAACGTCTCGATTACAAACATCACCATGACTATTTATTGTGCGACTGCCCGATAGAAGTTGGCTTTTACCTCAAAGATCACCTCTGGCGAGAGTGCGCCGGTGCCGTGCTGTGCTCTGCTACCCTCAGTGCCATGGGCAACTTTGATCACTTCGCGCGCGAAAGTGGGCTCAGCAATGAACCCGGCGTCAAATACATCAAAGCCGACTCACCATTTGATTATGCCAAACAGGCGCAGTTGCATATTCCCCAAACTAAAACCGATCCCACCGATAAAGCGTTTAGCGACTATCTGGCCGAAGCACTGCCTGATTTCCTGGACAAGAAAAAAGCCAACCTGGTGCTATTTGCTTCCTACTGGCAGATGGATCACGTGGTTGCTAAGCTGCGAAAACAAGACTGGCAAATCCTGGTACAAGGCGAGCTATCACGTGAAGAGCTATTGAAACGCCACCAGGCGGCCATCGACCTGGGCGCAGGCAGTATTTTATTTGGCACTCAGAGCTTATCAGAAGGACTCGATTTGCCAGGCAAATATCTCGAAAATCTGGTGATCACCAAAATCCCCTTTGCCGTACCGACCTCTCCGGTTGAAGAAGCTCAAGCTGAATTTATTCAGTCAAAGGGTGGCAACCCGTTTTTATCTATCACTGTGCCGGATGCTGCCAAGAAATTAGTGCAAAGCTGTGGTAGACTGCTGCGCAAAGAAACGGATTCTGGCCGCATCACCATACTTGACAGACGCCTGGTTACTAAACGATACGGCAAGGCGATGCTGGATACGCTGCCACCCTT